Proteins encoded within one genomic window of Nordella sp. HKS 07:
- a CDS encoding RraA family protein, giving the protein MHATATLREHLYTAVLSDVMDEMGLTTQAMRPFVRPVDDTLIFVGRARTALFTNTYSVLEGENPYELEIRLVDDLKPGDVAVVACGGPTDRIAPWGELLSTAATARGAVACVTDGLVRDVRHIKAMKFPVFHGGIGPLDSRGRCRMIEMDRPIDCAGVRVTAGDWVFGDIDGVVIIPQGVADEVFTKALDKVTRENRTRDELRAGRLLAEVYEKYGVL; this is encoded by the coding sequence ATGCATGCCACCGCCACGCTCCGCGAGCATCTCTATACGGCCGTCCTTTCCGACGTGATGGACGAGATGGGACTGACCACGCAGGCGATGCGTCCCTTCGTGCGGCCCGTCGACGACACGCTGATCTTCGTCGGCCGCGCCCGCACCGCGCTTTTCACCAACACCTATTCGGTTCTCGAGGGCGAAAATCCCTATGAGCTGGAAATTCGCCTGGTCGACGATCTCAAGCCCGGCGATGTGGCGGTCGTCGCCTGCGGCGGGCCGACCGACCGCATCGCGCCATGGGGCGAGCTCCTGTCGACAGCGGCCACCGCGCGCGGCGCCGTGGCCTGCGTCACCGACGGGCTGGTGCGCGACGTGCGCCACATCAAGGCGATGAAATTTCCCGTCTTCCATGGCGGCATCGGCCCGCTCGACAGCCGCGGCCGCTGCCGGATGATCGAGATGGATCGCCCGATCGATTGCGCCGGCGTCCGGGTCACCGCCGGCGACTGGGTATTCGGTGATATCGACGGTGTCGTCATCATCCCACAAGGCGTGGCCGACGAAGTCTTCACCAAAGCGCTCGACAAGGTCACGCGCGAGAATCGCACGCGCGACGAACTGCGCGCCGGGCGTCTCCTTGCCGAAGTCTACGAAAAATACGGCGTACTCTGA
- a CDS encoding ABC transporter ATP-binding protein: MSELATSGPGTASDPILTLANVRQSYSGVLALRGISLDVAKGEFLTLLGPSGSGKSTLLRVIAGLEEPDSADAMRLNGRSIAGVPPEARNVSTVFQHYALFPHMSVGENVEYSLRIRKVTPEERRRRAEAALALVRLPDKYDRRIHQLSGGERQRVALARSLVMGPDILLLDEPLGALDERLRLDMQLELIELRRKTGATFILVTHSQEEAITMSDRIVLMRAGTIEQMGSPRDLFASPASEFAARFMGFENVLRGRIVRVSARDAEIDIAGATVRGRVVARDLRPGDTAFAAIRAEHIHIAKAADRTNHLRGRAGAPVYKGRFTDVPFKSPVGEMMVRLDGAEDVLPPAADLSFAPENCVIGSIGPESAGQQETSSKGKKHD; encoded by the coding sequence ATGTCTGAACTGGCGACTAGCGGACCTGGGACAGCCTCCGACCCCATCCTGACTCTGGCCAATGTGCGGCAGAGCTATTCCGGCGTGCTCGCCTTGCGGGGCATTTCCCTCGACGTCGCCAAAGGCGAGTTCCTGACCTTGCTGGGCCCGTCGGGGTCCGGCAAATCCACGCTGCTGCGCGTCATTGCCGGGCTGGAGGAACCTGATTCCGCCGATGCGATGCGCCTGAACGGCCGCTCGATCGCGGGCGTGCCGCCCGAGGCGCGCAATGTCTCGACGGTCTTCCAGCATTACGCGCTGTTTCCGCATATGAGCGTCGGCGAGAATGTCGAATACAGCCTGCGCATCCGCAAGGTGACGCCAGAGGAGCGCCGCCGCCGCGCCGAAGCAGCCTTGGCCTTGGTACGCCTGCCCGACAAATATGATCGCCGCATCCATCAATTGAGCGGTGGCGAAAGACAACGCGTGGCGCTGGCGCGTTCACTGGTCATGGGCCCCGACATCCTGCTTCTCGACGAGCCATTGGGCGCCCTCGACGAGCGCCTGCGCCTCGACATGCAGCTCGAGCTCATCGAGCTGCGCCGCAAGACCGGCGCCACCTTCATCCTGGTTACCCACAGCCAGGAGGAAGCCATCACCATGAGCGACCGCATCGTGCTGATGCGCGCCGGCACGATCGAGCAGATGGGAAGCCCGCGCGACCTGTTCGCCAGTCCCGCCAGCGAATTCGCCGCGCGCTTCATGGGATTCGAGAATGTCCTGCGCGGCCGTATTGTTCGCGTGTCGGCCCGGGACGCCGAAATCGACATCGCCGGCGCGACGGTCCGCGGCCGTGTCGTCGCCAGGGACTTGCGTCCCGGCGATACCGCCTTCGCCGCCATTCGGGCCGAACATATCCACATCGCGAAGGCCGCCGACCGCACCAATCATCTGCGCGGCAGGGCCGGCGCTCCCGTCTACAAGGGCCGTTTCACCGACGTGCCGTTCAAGAGTCCGGTCGGGGAGATGATGGTCCGTCTCGACGGCGCCGAGGATGTGCTGCCGCCAGCTGCCGATTTGAGTTTCGCACCCGAGAACTGCGTGATCGGCAGCATCGGGCCCGAAAGCGCAGGCCAACAAGAAACATCATCGAAAGGGAAGAAACATGACTGA
- a CDS encoding hydantoinase/oxoprolinase family protein, with product MTAPASLRFAIDTGGTFTDLIVGEADGSLTMHKAPTTPADPVAGVIDVLKVAAAAKGEKLADYLAQGEVLVHGTTHAINAIVTGRTARTAFLTTEGHPDTLVFREGGRQDAFNFTIPYPEPFIPKALTFEIEERIMASGEVRTPLNAAKLAALLKELPGKGVEAIAVCLLWSIVNPEHELAVGRLIEKHLPGMPFTLSHRINPSIREYRRAMSTAIDAALKPIMGSYMRGLDRRLSDVGFAGRLLVVSSQGGVMDAAEVAEQPVHLINSGPSMAPVGARAYCSGGDTDTLIVGDTGGTTFDVSLVRNGRIPRTRETWLGKPFSSHLTGMPSVDTKSIGAGGGSIAWVDDGGLLHVGPISAGAVPGPAAYGRGGTRPTVTDASVALGIIDPLHFLGGRMKLDREAAEAAIQRDVASPLGQSVEAAADAIIELATEHMVQAILDITVNQGIDPREAAFVAGGGAAGLNCVAIGRRLGCRTVLVPETGAALAAAGALVSDLVAYHQAMLYATSKDFDFAAVNKVLADLEAHCEAFRRQIGPDAIFVGIDWSTEARYPDQAWEIEVPLCVSRFQENADVTRLVADFHKTHQDIFAVSDEASSIETIGWAAAVHCRLGATAPGRMRHQQDGAIGQDRQVYFKDSGWVKAKVASIDALAGDAVVEGPAILESGFTSIVIDPGARVARDRSGTLVIDIGA from the coding sequence ATGACGGCTCCCGCCAGCTTGCGCTTCGCCATCGATACCGGCGGCACTTTCACCGATCTCATTGTCGGCGAAGCGGATGGCAGCCTCACCATGCATAAGGCTCCGACGACACCCGCCGATCCGGTGGCCGGCGTCATCGATGTGCTGAAGGTTGCCGCCGCCGCCAAGGGCGAGAAGCTCGCCGATTATCTGGCGCAGGGTGAGGTGCTGGTGCATGGCACCACGCATGCGATCAACGCCATCGTCACCGGACGCACCGCGCGCACCGCCTTCCTCACCACCGAGGGCCATCCCGACACTTTGGTCTTCCGCGAGGGCGGGCGCCAGGATGCGTTCAATTTCACTATCCCTTACCCCGAACCCTTCATCCCTAAGGCACTCACCTTCGAGATCGAGGAACGCATCATGGCCTCGGGGGAGGTGCGCACGCCTCTCAACGCGGCGAAGCTCGCCGCCCTGTTGAAGGAGCTCCCCGGCAAAGGCGTCGAGGCGATCGCCGTCTGCCTCCTGTGGTCGATCGTCAACCCTGAGCACGAGCTCGCGGTCGGCCGGCTGATCGAGAAACATCTGCCCGGCATGCCCTTCACGCTGTCGCACCGGATCAATCCCTCCATCCGCGAATATCGACGCGCCATGTCGACCGCCATCGATGCCGCGCTGAAGCCGATCATGGGCAGCTATATGCGTGGCCTCGACCGGCGCCTCAGCGATGTCGGCTTTGCCGGAAGGCTCCTGGTGGTGTCCTCGCAAGGTGGCGTGATGGACGCCGCCGAAGTGGCCGAGCAGCCGGTGCATCTCATCAATTCCGGCCCGAGCATGGCGCCGGTCGGCGCCAGGGCCTATTGCAGCGGCGGCGACACGGACACGCTGATCGTCGGCGACACCGGCGGCACGACCTTCGATGTGTCGCTGGTGCGCAACGGGCGCATCCCGCGCACGCGCGAGACCTGGCTCGGCAAGCCCTTCTCCAGCCATCTCACCGGCATGCCGTCGGTCGACACCAAGAGCATCGGCGCCGGCGGCGGCTCGATCGCCTGGGTCGATGACGGCGGCCTTCTGCATGTCGGGCCGATCAGCGCAGGCGCTGTGCCCGGGCCCGCCGCTTATGGCCGCGGCGGCACGCGCCCGACGGTGACCGACGCCTCGGTGGCGCTGGGCATCATCGATCCCCTGCATTTTCTCGGCGGCAGGATGAAGCTCGACCGCGAGGCGGCCGAGGCGGCGATCCAGCGCGATGTCGCTTCGCCTCTCGGCCAGAGCGTCGAGGCGGCCGCTGATGCGATCATCGAGCTTGCCACCGAGCACATGGTGCAGGCCATACTCGACATCACGGTCAATCAGGGCATCGATCCGCGCGAAGCGGCCTTCGTCGCCGGCGGTGGTGCTGCGGGGTTGAATTGCGTCGCGATCGGACGCCGGCTCGGCTGCCGCACGGTGCTGGTGCCCGAGACGGGTGCCGCGCTCGCCGCGGCGGGCGCGCTGGTGTCGGATCTCGTCGCCTATCACCAGGCGATGCTGTATGCCACGAGCAAGGATTTCGATTTCGCCGCGGTGAACAAGGTGCTCGCCGATCTCGAGGCGCATTGCGAAGCGTTCCGCCGGCAGATCGGGCCCGATGCGATCTTTGTCGGCATCGACTGGTCGACGGAAGCCCGTTATCCCGACCAGGCATGGGAAATCGAAGTGCCGTTGTGCGTGAGCCGCTTCCAGGAGAACGCCGATGTCACCCGGCTCGTCGCCGATTTCCACAAGACGCATCAGGACATATTCGCGGTGAGCGACGAGGCCTCCTCGATCGAGACGATCGGCTGGGCGGCGGCGGTGCATTGCCGCCTCGGGGCCACGGCGCCGGGCCGCATGCGGCACCAGCAGGACGGCGCGATCGGCCAGGATCGTCAGGTCTATTTCAAGGATAGCGGCTGGGTGAAGGCCAAGGTCGCCAGCATCGACGCGCTTGCCGGCGATGCCGTGGTCGAGGGGCCGGCCATTCTCGAATCCGGCTTCACTTCGATCGTAATCGACCCGGGCGCCCGCGTAGCGCGCGATCGGTCCGGCACGCTCGTCATCGATATCGGAGCTTAG
- a CDS encoding ABC transporter permease, giving the protein MSAMRKGQAGTGVEQAAIGTLTVLWVLGVLLPILSLLVISFIQGKGLGFVWALSTKAYADILVDFRIEIVLRTLRIVVVVTLIELLLAFPFALWLAKGMKPGWLKSTLLILLVVPFFLSPAARTIVWRSILGSEGLVNIFLAQTGISPDPVGWLLFSEFSVHLGLIGPYFPSMVWPLFISFSLIDDELIKASRDLGADAFTTLRHVVVPLASPGIAAGLVFTAIPMLGDNVASTLLGGGNVALIAETFDDLIRAMNYPGAAALASLLVLAMLLAFLIARLVLARRQAAEGGIFAGMQS; this is encoded by the coding sequence ATGTCCGCCATGCGCAAAGGCCAGGCTGGCACCGGCGTCGAGCAGGCGGCGATCGGCACCCTCACCGTGCTGTGGGTCCTGGGCGTCCTCCTGCCCATTCTGTCGCTCCTGGTGATCTCCTTCATCCAAGGCAAGGGGCTGGGCTTCGTCTGGGCCTTATCCACCAAGGCCTATGCCGACATCCTGGTCGACTTCCGCATCGAGATCGTGCTGCGGACCTTGCGCATCGTGGTGGTCGTGACCCTCATCGAATTGCTGCTCGCCTTTCCCTTTGCGCTGTGGCTCGCCAAGGGGATGAAGCCGGGCTGGCTCAAATCCACCCTTCTCATTTTGCTCGTCGTCCCGTTCTTTCTGAGCCCCGCCGCGCGTACCATCGTCTGGCGCTCGATCCTTGGCAGCGAAGGGCTCGTCAACATCTTCCTTGCCCAGACGGGCATTTCGCCCGACCCCGTGGGCTGGCTGCTGTTCTCCGAATTCTCGGTGCATCTGGGCCTGATCGGTCCCTATTTTCCGTCCATGGTCTGGCCGCTCTTCATATCCTTCTCTCTGATCGACGATGAGCTGATCAAGGCGAGCCGCGATCTCGGCGCCGATGCCTTCACGACGTTACGCCATGTCGTCGTGCCGCTGGCATCGCCCGGCATCGCCGCCGGCCTCGTCTTCACCGCCATTCCGATGCTCGGCGACAATGTCGCCTCGACGCTTCTGGGTGGCGGCAATGTGGCGCTCATCGCCGAAACCTTCGACGACCTGATCCGCGCGATGAACTATCCGGGTGCGGCCGCGCTGGCGTCGCTTCTCGTCCTCGCCATGCTGCTGGCTTTCCTTATCGCGCGCCTGGTACTGGCGCGCCGGCAGGCGGCGGAAGGCGGGATATTTGCGGGGATGCAGTCGTGA